Proteins from a single region of Bdellovibrio svalbardensis:
- a CDS encoding HNH endonuclease, with translation MNLRNLNQTELDQRMKTLAQRERDVLCEILLTIKEIDGRRMYLELGFPSLFDYLTKSVGYSEGSAQRRIDAARLLQEVPEMAPKIQSGEIKLSQVSLVQKAAREVVRTQSVKVNPNDKMMLLKQISSLNRSESELQVASFFDLPVRQNSHTRVQADESVRVELTLSRELHDKIKQAQELLSHSLPSGDLVAFLEFVSDKVIKQKTAVRGKSQVTNCDRAAGENLQASSTATVAVRSTIYKHVLQKQKCCQFKDASGKQCGSRWHLQIDHVQPRWAGGGNEVENLQVLCAQHNRLKYRKESGLRVG, from the coding sequence ATGAATCTTCGAAATTTAAATCAAACAGAGCTGGATCAACGCATGAAAACTTTGGCGCAGCGGGAGCGAGACGTCCTTTGCGAGATACTTCTGACGATTAAAGAAATTGATGGTCGACGGATGTATTTGGAATTGGGTTTCCCCAGCTTGTTTGATTACCTGACTAAATCTGTCGGTTATAGCGAGGGCAGCGCGCAAAGACGTATCGATGCGGCTCGTCTCTTACAAGAAGTGCCTGAAATGGCGCCAAAGATTCAATCTGGTGAAATTAAGTTGAGTCAAGTTTCATTGGTTCAAAAGGCAGCTCGTGAGGTCGTTCGAACTCAATCTGTTAAAGTCAACCCTAACGACAAGATGATGTTACTCAAACAAATATCCAGTTTAAATCGTTCTGAAAGTGAACTTCAGGTGGCTTCTTTTTTTGATTTACCCGTACGCCAAAATAGTCATACAAGGGTTCAGGCTGACGAGAGTGTTCGAGTTGAGTTGACTCTTTCAAGAGAACTTCATGATAAGATTAAACAGGCGCAAGAACTTTTGTCGCATTCATTGCCTTCCGGTGATTTGGTAGCATTTCTAGAATTCGTCAGTGACAAAGTTATTAAACAAAAAACAGCAGTTAGAGGAAAATCTCAAGTAACCAATTGTGATAGAGCAGCGGGTGAGAATCTTCAGGCGAGCTCTACCGCCACGGTGGCGGTGAGATCCACAATATATAAGCATGTTTTGCAAAAACAAAAGTGTTGTCAGTTCAAGGATGCCTCTGGAAAACAATGCGGCAGTCGGTGGCATTTGCAGATCGATCATGTTCAGCCACGGTGGGCAGGTGGCGGAAATGAAGTTGAGAATCTTCAGGTGCTTTGTGCGCAACATAATCGTTTGAAGTACAGAAAGGAATCTGGGCTTCGAGTCGGATGA
- a CDS encoding hydrogen peroxide-inducible genes activator, protein MTLTQLEYILAVADTGSFSQAARQCHVTQPTLSMQIQKLEETLGVILFDRTKQPTRPTALGQIILKQARLVIQDADRLKELVSENKGDLTGEVRLGIIPTLAPYLLPLFLKKILQAHPRLQIRIEELETQTLLEKIRNNSLDLGLAVSPIDDINIAVHPLFYEPFLVYASKTHPLADKKSIDEKDLSQNDVLLLNEGHCFREQSLALCRKKETYSSDKSFSFESGSLETLKKLVDQGSGFTLLPLLAAQDVKDKKRLKSFSSTIPTREVSLLHGPHFQRKALMKAFIEEIQKNLPEGLSLKKSAHQKTINPVL, encoded by the coding sequence ATGACACTCACTCAGCTCGAATATATCCTTGCCGTCGCCGACACAGGCAGCTTTAGCCAAGCCGCCCGACAATGTCATGTCACTCAGCCCACTCTGAGCATGCAGATCCAGAAGTTGGAAGAAACTCTGGGAGTGATTCTTTTTGATCGCACCAAGCAGCCCACCCGTCCAACGGCCCTTGGACAAATTATCTTAAAGCAAGCACGCCTGGTGATTCAAGATGCAGATCGTCTGAAAGAGCTCGTCAGTGAAAACAAAGGTGATCTGACTGGCGAAGTTCGCCTGGGAATTATTCCTACGCTAGCCCCTTATCTATTGCCATTGTTTTTGAAGAAAATTTTGCAGGCTCATCCACGGCTGCAAATTCGCATCGAGGAACTGGAGACTCAGACCCTCTTGGAGAAGATTCGCAACAACTCCTTGGATTTGGGACTTGCGGTGAGTCCAATTGATGATATCAACATCGCGGTCCATCCCCTATTCTATGAGCCTTTCCTGGTCTACGCCTCCAAGACACATCCTTTGGCGGATAAGAAAAGCATTGATGAAAAGGACCTGTCCCAAAATGATGTGCTTCTATTAAATGAAGGACATTGCTTCCGAGAACAAAGTCTGGCGCTTTGTCGAAAAAAAGAGACCTATTCATCCGACAAAAGTTTTTCATTTGAAAGTGGCAGTCTTGAAACACTAAAAAAACTTGTCGATCAAGGCAGCGGCTTCACCCTTCTGCCCTTGCTGGCCGCCCAGGATGTCAAAGACAAGAAACGTCTCAAGTCTTTCTCCAGCACAATCCCAACTCGAGAAGTCAGCTTGCTGCACGGCCCTCACTTCCAGCGTAAAGCACTGATGAAGGCTTTCATTGAGGAAATACAAAAGAATCTTCCTGAGGGACTGAGTCTAAAGAAGTCAGCTCACCAGAAAACCATAAATCCTGTATTGTAG
- a CDS encoding Dps family protein, which translates to MNNVTESLKKTLSEEYILQLKTQNFHWNVEGPLFFSLHKLFEEQYNQISEFVDSSAEVLRALKTRAPGSFAEFKTFSTIQEAPADKLNANQMIETLTQDHTNVAKVCKERLEEAEEAGEVSAVTLYEDLITFHEKAAWMIRSHRS; encoded by the coding sequence ATGAACAATGTCACTGAATCACTTAAGAAGACCTTGTCAGAAGAGTACATTCTGCAGCTTAAAACTCAAAACTTTCATTGGAATGTCGAAGGTCCCTTGTTCTTTTCTCTTCATAAGCTTTTTGAAGAACAATACAACCAGATTTCTGAGTTTGTCGACTCTTCTGCAGAAGTTCTACGTGCACTAAAAACTCGCGCGCCAGGAAGCTTTGCAGAATTCAAAACGTTTTCGACTATTCAAGAGGCTCCTGCTGATAAACTCAACGCGAATCAAATGATTGAGACATTGACTCAAGACCACACCAATGTGGCAAAGGTTTGCAAAGAGCGTTTGGAGGAAGCTGAGGAGGCCGGCGAAGTCAGCGCAGTGACTTTGTACGAAGACCTTATCACCTTCCACGAAAAAGCGGCGTGGATGATTCGCAGCCATAGATCATAA
- a CDS encoding protein-L-isoaspartate O-methyltransferase family protein, which yields MDSRLDTYQNALLKKSLPLSERVVEAYYAYPRHLFLTEYSHEEAYEDDPLSIFEKPPFVSAASQPSLVLRILDLMEFAEGQRVFELGSGSGWNAALISYLIGKSGQLITTEIIPEVAQRAQKILRERHVTNVKVLNVDGFDGLSAEGPFDRIILTAGSTEFPLKLFNSLNEGGLMAFVHKRVGFGDFLELIKKHDHKPEVKISIPCNFESVVRDNGIAKNKESRLQDGTL from the coding sequence GTGGATTCACGATTAGACACATATCAAAATGCTTTGCTGAAAAAATCTTTGCCGCTCTCTGAAAGAGTGGTTGAAGCATATTATGCTTATCCTCGACATCTCTTTCTAACCGAATACAGTCATGAAGAAGCGTATGAGGATGATCCACTTTCAATTTTTGAAAAACCACCCTTTGTGTCAGCAGCTTCTCAGCCGAGTTTAGTTTTGAGAATTCTTGATTTAATGGAGTTCGCCGAAGGACAACGGGTCTTTGAGCTGGGCTCGGGAAGTGGTTGGAATGCCGCCTTGATTTCTTATTTGATTGGGAAATCTGGTCAATTGATTACAACCGAAATTATCCCCGAAGTTGCCCAGCGGGCACAGAAGATTCTGCGAGAACGGCATGTTACCAACGTCAAAGTTTTGAATGTGGATGGATTTGATGGCTTGAGTGCCGAGGGGCCTTTTGATCGTATCATTCTTACGGCGGGCTCGACGGAGTTTCCACTGAAGCTTTTTAATTCCTTAAACGAAGGCGGTCTGATGGCCTTTGTGCACAAAAGAGTAGGTTTCGGTGATTTCCTTGAGTTGATAAAGAAACATGATCACAAACCAGAGGTGAAGATCTCAATTCCATGTAATTTTGAGTCAGTGGTTCGTGACAATGGAATAGCTAAAAATAAAGAATCCCGCCTGCAAGACGGGACTCTTTAA
- a CDS encoding transcriptional regulator has translation MTNLPGNGWRDLKRELMSKWHELTEHEIEKTKGEPFSLAELLERKVGMKIEEASEHVQEMAERFHLYDEPKEAKAEPLKEKKERVLELSPKGSPEPEEKPWDKSPH, from the coding sequence ATGACAAATTTACCCGGCAATGGATGGCGAGATCTAAAGCGAGAGCTCATGTCCAAATGGCATGAGCTCACAGAGCATGAAATTGAAAAAACCAAGGGCGAACCATTTTCATTGGCCGAACTATTAGAGCGAAAAGTTGGGATGAAAATTGAGGAAGCCAGTGAACATGTTCAAGAGATGGCTGAGCGATTTCATCTTTATGATGAGCCTAAGGAAGCTAAAGCGGAGCCCTTAAAGGAAAAGAAGGAACGAGTGCTGGAACTGAGCCCCAAAGGTTCACCAGAACCCGAAGAGAAACCCTGGGATAAAAGTCCGCACTGA